The following proteins are co-located in the Trichormus variabilis 0441 genome:
- the modA gene encoding molybdate ABC transporter substrate-binding protein, which translates to MSKKKFIAWMTGAITSLIVAIAFPLLMSAPVTAQTPPPTPQVTTTVTSPSATASLRVYAAVSLLEALTDVENAYNNSTSTPKINFTNSLDSSGILLQNINYAPNETAGIPDVFISAATSQMTSLQTAEKLAAGWPQNIARNRLVLIKPNTPTAPAPTGNAISSFSTLVNSPPTRAGIRGIAIGSPSTVPAGEYARQVLTSTASGCGGGTYNTLLNNPLPNKLIFATNVRNVLSAVETKTLGGNVIDAGIVYATDKQVSTLVTQVGLAAPSTCLTTPIVYPEAVLNRTTNVTAANSFANFVATNTAARNALTNRGFLAP; encoded by the coding sequence ATGAGCAAGAAAAAATTTATTGCTTGGATGACTGGGGCGATTACCAGCTTAATAGTGGCGATCGCCTTCCCATTGTTGATGTCTGCACCAGTTACAGCACAGACACCCCCCCCAACACCACAGGTGACGACAACCGTCACATCACCAAGTGCTACAGCCAGTCTGAGAGTTTACGCTGCGGTTAGTTTATTGGAAGCACTAACAGACGTGGAGAATGCTTACAATAACAGCACCTCCACACCAAAGATTAACTTTACAAATAGCCTAGATTCTTCAGGGATTTTGCTACAAAACATCAACTATGCACCAAATGAAACAGCTGGGATTCCAGATGTGTTTATTTCGGCTGCTACCTCTCAGATGACCAGTTTGCAGACGGCTGAAAAACTAGCTGCTGGTTGGCCACAGAACATTGCTAGAAATAGGCTCGTCTTAATCAAACCAAATACCCCTACTGCACCTGCTCCCACAGGTAACGCTATTTCGAGTTTCAGCACCCTTGTTAATAGTCCTCCAACGAGAGCTGGTATTCGCGGTATTGCTATAGGTAGCCCCTCAACTGTTCCAGCTGGAGAATATGCCAGACAAGTCCTGACTAGTACCGCTAGTGGTTGCGGTGGAGGTACCTACAATACGCTGCTGAATAACCCACTACCTAATAAGCTTATCTTTGCCACTAACGTCCGTAACGTTTTGAGTGCAGTTGAGACTAAAACTCTCGGTGGAAATGTCATTGATGCAGGTATAGTGTATGCGACAGATAAACAGGTTTCTACTCTAGTAACACAAGTAGGCCTAGCTGCTCCCTCAACTTGCCTAACTACTCCCATAGTCTATCCAGAAGCTGTACTTAACAGAACTACAAATGTTACAGCTGCTAATTCCTTTGCTAACTTTGTTGCTACCAATACAGCAGCCAGAAATGCCTTAACCAATCGTGGATTTCTAGCACCTTAA